Proteins encoded together in one Streptomyces umbrinus window:
- a CDS encoding SDR family NAD(P)-dependent oxidoreductase, translated as MGKLDGRVVLVTGAARGQGEQEARLFAAEGARVVVADVLDDQGEKLAKEMGALYVHLDVSREADWAAAAAAAKEAYGKVDGLVNNAGILRFNSLVDTPLDEFMQVVQVNQVGVFLGIKTLAPEIEAAGGGTIVNTASYTGVTGMAYVGAYSATKHAIVGLTRVAALELAPKGIRVNAVCPGAIDTAMSNPALLDPTADAEASSAGVERLYRKLVPMGRIGKPEEVARLALFLSSEDSSYITGQPFVIDGGWLAGVSAM; from the coding sequence ATGGGCAAGCTCGACGGGCGGGTCGTACTCGTCACCGGCGCCGCACGAGGCCAGGGCGAGCAGGAGGCGCGGCTCTTCGCGGCCGAGGGCGCCAGGGTCGTCGTCGCGGACGTGCTCGACGACCAGGGGGAGAAGCTGGCCAAGGAGATGGGCGCGCTCTACGTCCACCTCGATGTGAGCCGGGAGGCCGACTGGGCGGCCGCGGCGGCCGCCGCGAAGGAGGCGTACGGGAAGGTCGACGGGTTGGTGAACAACGCGGGCATCCTGCGCTTCAACTCCCTGGTCGACACGCCTCTCGACGAGTTCATGCAGGTCGTGCAGGTGAACCAGGTCGGTGTCTTCCTCGGCATCAAGACCCTGGCCCCCGAGATCGAGGCGGCCGGCGGCGGGACCATCGTCAACACCGCCTCGTACACCGGGGTGACCGGCATGGCGTACGTCGGCGCGTACAGCGCGACCAAGCACGCGATCGTCGGCCTCACGCGCGTGGCCGCGCTGGAACTGGCCCCCAAGGGCATCCGCGTCAACGCCGTCTGCCCGGGCGCCATCGACACCGCTATGAGCAACCCGGCCCTGCTCGACCCGACGGCGGACGCCGAAGCATCCTCGGCCGGCGTCGAACGGCTCTACCGCAAGCTCGTGCCGATGGGCCGGATCGGGAAGCCCGAGGAAGTCGCCCGGCTCGCCCTCTTCCTCTCCTCGGAGGACTCCTCGTACATCACCGGGCAGCCGTTCGTGATCGACGGGGGCTGGCTGGCGGGCGTGAGCGCCATGTGA